A stretch of DNA from Mesorhizobium onobrychidis:
GCCTTGCTCGCGCCATACGCGCCCCAGCCGGGATAGGCGTTCACCGCTGCGTCGCTGGAGATGTTGATCACAAGAGCGCCACGGCCCTCGCGTGCGGACGCGGCAAGCGCACCGAACAGGGCTTTCGTTAGCCGGAACGCGCCGGCGAGATTGACCGCGAGCGCTTTTTCCAGCTCCTCGCACTCGGTATCGGCAAGAAGCGCCAGAGGAACAGGGCCGAGGCTCGACGCATTGTTGATCAGGACATCGAGTCCGCCGAGGCTCGCGGTGACTTGCAACGCGATCGGGTAGATGTCTTCCTTCTTGCCGACGTCGCCGACAATGCCGTGCGCGCCGGTCTCGTCGCCGATGCGTTCGACGTCTGCGGTGGTGCGTGCGACGAAGGCGACGGACGCGCCCTGCTCGGCAAGCTGCCGCACAAGCGCCAGTCCGAGGCCGGACGTGCCGCCCGTGACCGCCACGCGAAGTCCCTGAAGATCAATATTCGTCTGCATTGCCGGTGCTCCTTCAATCTGCACGGCCTGTTGCTACAAGTTCAAGTTAACTTGAAGTCAAGTGGGAATCGTGCTTTCGTTACGCATGGATTCCATGCTGACCATCACCGACGTGGCGCGGCGCAGCGGCGTCGCGTCATCGGCCCTGCGTTTCTACGAGGAGCGCGGGCTGATCGCGTCCGAGCGGGCTGGCTCGGGACACAGGCGCTATCCGCGCTCGGTGCTGCGCCGGATCGCCTTCATCGTCTTCGCGCAGCGAATTGGGCTGACGCTTGAGGAGATCGGCGCCGAGCTCGCCAAGTTGCCAGCCGATCGCGTGCCGTCACGTCGGGATTGGTCGCGTTTGTCGGGCCGGTGGACCAAGCGCATCGACCAGCGCATCGCCGAGTTGCAGCGACTGAGGTCCGGGCTTACCGAGTGCATCGGTTGCGGCTGCCTGTCGATCGACCGGTGTAGCCTTGCGAACCCTGCCGATATGGCAGGTCGTAAGGGGCCGGGGCCGAGGTATTGGCTGGGATGAGTTGGCAGCAGGCCTGTCAGGCTCGGCACCGCAAGACTTCGCCTTCAGCATCGCGCGCGATCATTCCGGCTGACCCGAGCAACGGAACTGTTCACCCCAGCGGCATAAGCCCTCTGCCCCAGCGCAGAGCGTCGATCCGCTTTCCGTCAACGAATAGACGACCTTCGCCGGAGAACCCGGATGGACTTTTCGGTTCACAAGCCCGTCTGCCTCAAGTTCTCGCAGCTGCTGCGTCAGCATCTTTTCGCTGATCGCCGGAATTGACTGCCGCAGCCGGCCGAACCTGCGTGGTGTCGCGCCGAGTTCGCAGATGATGTCTAGCTTCCACTTGCCGGAGACCATCTTTATCGCGGTTGCAAAACCATTCTCGGTGGGTTTGTTCACCTTGCCCTCCTTACGGCAGGTAACCACTTACGCCTCCGTGCGTATTGGTGTCGCGCTTCCCAAATCATAGCTCTCCCTCGAACGACCAGCGAGCCGAGCGTTGCGCCAATCAGATATGGGGTGTCGGAATGATGCCTACAATCAGTGCCCTAGATGTTTAGTCCCGGCATTTGATGGGTGGGATCGAGTCGGAACCGTTCGGGCTCTTTTGCCCAGATTTTGCAGATGAATTCGTGGGGCGTGAGGCCCTTGAGGGTCTTAAGCCGGCGCGCGAAATTGTAAGCTAAGATGAAGTCGGCGAGATGCCGACGCAGTTGCTCGTGATCGTCATAGTGGAAGCGCTTGACGGTGGCGTCCTTGATGGTCCGATTCATCCGCTCGACCTGGCCGTTCGTCCAGGGATGGTTGATCTTTGTGAGCCGGTGCTCGATGCCATGTTCGTCGCAGATGCCGTCGAAGATGTGCTGAAGGGCATGCCGGTCGCAGGTCCGGTTGGCGAACTGAATGCCGTTGTCGGTCAGAATGGTATGGATGGCATAGGGCACGGTCGCGATCAGGTTGCGAAGGAATTGGGCCACCGCCATCTTGCCCGCCGTCGGGTGCAATTCCGCATAGGCGAATTTCGACGTCCGATCGATGGCCAAGAAAAGGCGCAGCTTGCCCTCGGCGGTCTGCACCTCGGCGAGGTCGATATGGAAATAGCCGAGCGGATAGGCGTTGAACTTCTTCCTGGCCGGCTTGTCGGCGTCCACCTGCGGCAGCCGCGAAATGCCATGGCGCTGAAGGCAGCGATGCAACGACGAGCGCGTCAGATGCGGGATCGAGGGCTGTAGGGCATAGAGACAATCATCCAGCGCCAGCAACGTGTGCTTGCGAAAGGCGACGATCACCGCTTCCTCTTCGAGCGACAGCACTGTCGATCTTGGTTTCTTCGGGCCGGTGGGAAGATCGGCGGTCGAGATCCGGTTCCTCCACTTTCTAACTGTCTTCTGATCGATGCCGTAGCGCTTGGCCAGCGCTCTCAGGCTCTCTTGACTATGCTGTATCGCTCGACGGACTGCCTCTGTCGTCGTGGCGCGGCGGTGTAGAACCTGTCCCATAGCGCATCCTTTGATTCGGACGGCAATGATGCGCCATTAAAGTCCGGGATCAAACACCTAGACACTGGACGTATGGGATCGGCGCTCGCCCGCGCGCTGCTTCAAGCGGGATATCGCACGACCGTCTGGGACAGGACAGCAAAAGAGACAGGAGGCGATCCAAGCCTTCATCATCAACCAATCATGGAACGCCTACGAAAAGCGAACTCCCGCTTCGCCGGCGCGAAACAAGAAATCACGTCGGCGAGGCTCGATTCACGACCGCTAGAAGCGGTGGCCGTTTCATGACCAACAGTATTCTTAGGAGAAAACGCATGACGAATACAAAACCGGAGACAATGCAGGCCGCCGCCATCGACCGGTTCGGTGGAGCCGAGCTGGTTACTGTGCGAGCCGTGTCAGTGCCCGAGGTCGGGCCGAGCGATGTCCTAATCCGGGTCGAAGTGGCGGGCGTGGCCTCGTGGGACGCGGTCGAGCGTGAGGGTCACTACGACGGGGCTTTCGGAATGCCGTCGACATTCCCCTATGTGCTCGGCTGGGACTGCGCGGGCGCAGTCGTCGCCGTTGGCGGCCAAGTTAGCCGCTTCAAGGAAGGCGACCGGGTGTACGCTGCATCCATGCCACTTCCCAAGGGTGGAACCTACGCCACGTACGCAGTAACGGATGCGGACAACGTGTCGCTCATCCCCGCCAAGCTCACGATCGAGCAAGCGGGCGTCATGGGCTGGGATGCGTTGACCGCGCTCAGCGGCCTGGAAGAGGTCGGCCTAAAGCAGGGCGATACAATAATGATCTTCGGCGCCAGCGGCGGTATCGGGCACATGGCCATCCAACTCGCAAAACGATTGGGCGCCCGCCTATTGGCGGTGGCTTCGGGCGATGACGGCGTGGCGCTATCGCAGCGGCTGGGCGCCGACGCCATCGTCAACGGGCGCAAGGACGACGTGGTGGCGGCCGCTCGTGAATTCGCCGCCGGCGGCCTCGACGCTGCCCTTGTCACCGTAAGCGGTGAGGCGGCCGACCGCGCGCTGACGTCAGTGCGCGACGGCGGTCGGGTCGCCTGCCCCCACGGCGCGATGCCCGATCCAAATGTCCGGCCCGGCGTGGAGCTCATTCGCTACAACGCCGCCCGCAGCCAGGACGCGACCGACAAGCTTGACCGCCTGATCGACTCTGGCCCGTTCGACGTCCATGTCGCCCGTACATTCCCGTTCGACCAGGTTGTTGATGCGCACCGAGCGCTTACCACCCACTACGTCGGCAAGCTCGCTTTGCGGGTAAGTTGAGCAAATGGTGGATTCCATCAGACATCACCAGGCGTTGCGACGGCGGAACAGGATCATGGCAGACATGGAAATGTGCTGGCGCTTTCCCATGAGTTCCGCCGATCGCCGCTGATCTGCCAGAAACAAAAAATGCGCTGCCGTTTGCGGTCACCGACTATCTTGGCGAAGAATGGCGCGCCCGAAGAGATTCGAACTCCTGACCCCCAGATTCGTAGTTAACAAGGTGAAAATAATTCTTTAAAATCAACATGTTATCGGAAATCTCGTTTCGATGGCTGCGGAAATCTCGATAAATCCAGAATGCCGTCATGGTCGGAGTTCGGAATCGGAGTTTGCCTATCCTGCACCACCTAGCTGCGCCCGGCGCTGAAGCTCTATGGTACCGCCGCGCCGGACGTCTATAGCACGCGCTGGACGACGCTAGGCAAGCTTCGGACACGCTACCGGCTGCTCAGGAACTCGATGATGATGCGCCGTTCGTCTGCTTTGTTGAAGCGTTGGACCATCCGTGTGCCCCGCACCATCGCGGTCGGATTTGCAAGGTAGGTCTCCAGCGTCTCGGGCGTCCAGGTGATGGCGGATGCGTTCAGCGCGGGCGAATAGTTGAATCCCTCGACGCTGCCTGCAGCGCGGCCGATCACGGCATGCAAATGCGGGCCGACGCCGTTGCGGGTGGTCGCGATCTGGTGGCAGGCGCCGCAGCGCTGCCGGAACAGGCGCTCTCCTGAAGCGATATCCGTCTCCTGGGCAACGGACGGAACCGTTGCCCAGGCTGTCGCGACCACCGTCAAGGCGGATAGTGCGATGTTCCTCATCCCTCTATCCCCTTCAGGTCGAGCTTCGAGAGGGGCAGGCTGCGGATACGCTGGCCTGTCAGCACGGAAGCGGCGTTGACGACCGCCGGCGGCACGCCCGGCAGCCCGGGCTCGCCGATCCCGCCCATCGGCGCTCCGCTCTCGACGATGCGAACATGCACGCGCGGCATGCGGTCGGGCGGCAGGATCGGATAGCCGTCGAAATTGCGCGCCTGAGGCATGCCGTCGACATAGACGACTTCCTCAAGCAGCGCCGAGGACAGGCCGAGGGCCACGGCCGAGTTTACCTGCGCCTCGATGATGGCGGGATTGACGATGCTACCGGGATCGATCGCTACCCAGACGTCGTGAACCACGACCCCGCCATCCCGCAGCGACACTTCGGCGATCGTGGCGACCTCGCTGCCGAAAGGCGAGGCCATGGCGACACCACGGGCGCGCCGCGTGCCGTCTTCGGCCGTGAACGGTCCGCGTTTCCATCCGCCGGACAGATCGGCGACTGCCTGCAAGAGATTGCTGTGCCTTGGGCTATCAGCCAGAAGCCGCCGCCGCAGCTCGTAGGGGTCCTGGCCGCCGGCATCGGCCATCTCGTCGAAGAACGTCTCGTAGAAGAAGTCGTTCATCGAATGGCCGACGGACCGCCAGAAGCCGATGATAGCCGGATCGTCGACATGGATCTGGCCGACGCGCCGGTTCGGAATCGCATAGACTTTCCCTGCGATGCCCTCGACGGCGGAGCTGTCGACCTTGTCCAGCTGACGGCCGAACCAGCGACCGGTCGGGCCTTCACCCACCGCAACCGCATCCAGCGCGACCGGAAGACCGGCAGCGTCCAGCCCTGCGCGGAAGCGGACCGCGCCCATCGGCCTCAGCGTGTCGCGCAGGAATTCCTCCTCGCGGCTCCAGATCAGCTTGACTGGCCGCCCAGCGGCCTTTGCGAGCAGAATCGCCTGCGGAAACGGATTGGCCGTCTGATAGAGGAAATGCCGGCCGAAGAAACCACCGAGCATCGGCGAATGGATGATGACATTGTCCGGCTCGATGCCGGCGACCTTCGCGGCATCGGCCTGGAACATCTCCGGCGCCTGGTTGGGGATCCAGAGCTCCAGCGTGCCGTCCTCATTCCAGCGCGCGATCGCCGACGGCGGCTCGAGCTGTCCATGCACAAGATATGGCGCGTCATAGGTTCCCTCGATTACCCGCGCGGCGTCGGCGAACTCACCTACCGGGTTTCCGTGCTCCTCGAAAACGACGCCGTCGCCTGGCGTCGATTTCAACATCTCCTTGTGGGCCTCGGAGGAGAAATCGGCCGGCATGGCATGAGGCGTTTCGGCCGCAGGCTCCGTCCAGGTCACCTGAAGGGCTTCCACGGCGCGGCGCGCGCGCCACCAGCTGTCGGCCAGGACTGCTACCGCGCCGGGCAGCCGGTGGATGGAAAGTACGCCCGGCATGGCCTGGACTTCCGCCTCGTTGGCGAGCGTACCGGGCTCCCCTCCGAGACGCGGGCTGTGCTGGACGGCGGCATGCAGCACGCCGTCGATCTTGAGATCGATCGCGTACTGCGCACGCCCGGTGGACTTTTCGCGCACGTCGAGCCTTGCGACCGGCTTGCCGATCCAGCGGAAGCTGTTGGAAGGCCGCAGCACAACGTCGTTCGGGACGGGCAGATCGGTGGCAGCGTCGGCGATTTCTCCGTAAGGGATCGCTTGACCGCTCGCGGCATGCACTACGCGGCCCGGTTCCGTGGACAGCTCCGACATCGGCACGCCGAGCCGTTCGGCCGCAGCCTGCAGCAGCATATGGCGTGCCGAGGCGCCGAGCTTGCGCATGGTCTCGTAGCTCATGCGCACCGACATGCTGCCGCCGGTGAAGCGGCCGCCTCCGGTCAAAAGATAGTCAGGACCGGGAGGTGCTCCTTCCACCACGAACTGTGAGGGATCGACATCCAACTCTTCGCCGACGATCTGCGCCATAGCGGTGAACACGCCCTGGCCTCCTTCGATGAAGGCGCTGCGGAACAGCACCGTGCTATCTGGGCGGATTTCCAAAAACGCGTTGACGCGCGTTCCGGGCGCGACGGTGGTAGCGGCCTGCGCTCTGGCACGTCCGACCGGCACCGTGACGGAAAGAACAAGCGTTGCGGCGGCGCCGAGGAAGCCGCGCCGTGAGATGTTGAGCGGTCCGTCTTCGCCGCGCGTGGACCGGCCGTCCCGAATGGGGGTCATGTCGTTCATCAATCCCTCCTCACGCCTGCGCGGCCTGCCGGACGGCAGCCGAGATCGCATTGTAGGTGCCGCAGCGGCAGAGGTTCACCATCGCGCCCGCGATGTCGTCGTCGGTTGGCTGCGGGGTTTGCTTGAGGAGCGCCGTGGCAGCCATCACCTGGCCGGACTGGCAGTAGCCGCATTGCGGCACTTGATTGGCGA
This window harbors:
- a CDS encoding SDR family NAD(P)-dependent oxidoreductase, with protein sequence MQTNIDLQGLRVAVTGGTSGLGLALVRQLAEQGASVAFVARTTADVERIGDETGAHGIVGDVGKKEDIYPIALQVTASLGGLDVLINNASSLGPVPLALLADTECEELEKALAVNLAGAFRLTKALFGALAASAREGRGALVINISSDAAVNAYPGWGAYGASKAALAHLTAIWDEEAKADGIRLLALDPGDMDTPLHALAVPGADPSTLKRPELAAAEIIEKVLDALPVRATILAGTHG
- the soxR gene encoding redox-sensitive transcriptional activator SoxR is translated as MDSMLTITDVARRSGVASSALRFYEERGLIASERAGSGHRRYPRSVLRRIAFIVFAQRIGLTLEEIGAELAKLPADRVPSRRDWSRLSGRWTKRIDQRIAELQRLRSGLTECIGCGCLSIDRCSLANPADMAGRKGPGPRYWLG
- a CDS encoding winged helix-turn-helix transcriptional regulator, encoding MNKPTENGFATAIKMVSGKWKLDIICELGATPRRFGRLRQSIPAISEKMLTQQLRELEADGLVNRKVHPGSPAKVVYSLTESGSTLCAGAEGLCRWGEQFRCSGQPE
- a CDS encoding IS481 family transposase, producing the protein MGQVLHRRATTTEAVRRAIQHSQESLRALAKRYGIDQKTVRKWRNRISTADLPTGPKKPRSTVLSLEEEAVIVAFRKHTLLALDDCLYALQPSIPHLTRSSLHRCLQRHGISRLPQVDADKPARKKFNAYPLGYFHIDLAEVQTAEGKLRLFLAIDRTSKFAYAELHPTAGKMAVAQFLRNLIATVPYAIHTILTDNGIQFANRTCDRHALQHIFDGICDEHGIEHRLTKINHPWTNGQVERMNRTIKDATVKRFHYDDHEQLRRHLADFILAYNFARRLKTLKGLTPHEFICKIWAKEPERFRLDPTHQMPGLNI
- a CDS encoding quinone oxidoreductase family protein, which codes for MTNTKPETMQAAAIDRFGGAELVTVRAVSVPEVGPSDVLIRVEVAGVASWDAVEREGHYDGAFGMPSTFPYVLGWDCAGAVVAVGGQVSRFKEGDRVYAASMPLPKGGTYATYAVTDADNVSLIPAKLTIEQAGVMGWDALTALSGLEEVGLKQGDTIMIFGASGGIGHMAIQLAKRLGARLLAVASGDDGVALSQRLGADAIVNGRKDDVVAAAREFAAGGLDAALVTVSGEAADRALTSVRDGGRVACPHGAMPDPNVRPGVELIRYNAARSQDATDKLDRLIDSGPFDVHVARTFPFDQVVDAHRALTTHYVGKLALRVS
- a CDS encoding c-type cytochrome produces the protein MRNIALSALTVVATAWATVPSVAQETDIASGERLFRQRCGACHQIATTRNGVGPHLHAVIGRAAGSVEGFNYSPALNASAITWTPETLETYLANPTAMVRGTRMVQRFNKADERRIIIEFLSSR
- a CDS encoding xanthine dehydrogenase family protein molybdopterin-binding subunit, translating into MNDMTPIRDGRSTRGEDGPLNISRRGFLGAAATLVLSVTVPVGRARAQAATTVAPGTRVNAFLEIRPDSTVLFRSAFIEGGQGVFTAMAQIVGEELDVDPSQFVVEGAPPGPDYLLTGGGRFTGGSMSVRMSYETMRKLGASARHMLLQAAAERLGVPMSELSTEPGRVVHAASGQAIPYGEIADAATDLPVPNDVVLRPSNSFRWIGKPVARLDVREKSTGRAQYAIDLKIDGVLHAAVQHSPRLGGEPGTLANEAEVQAMPGVLSIHRLPGAVAVLADSWWRARRAVEALQVTWTEPAAETPHAMPADFSSEAHKEMLKSTPGDGVVFEEHGNPVGEFADAARVIEGTYDAPYLVHGQLEPPSAIARWNEDGTLELWIPNQAPEMFQADAAKVAGIEPDNVIIHSPMLGGFFGRHFLYQTANPFPQAILLAKAAGRPVKLIWSREEEFLRDTLRPMGAVRFRAGLDAAGLPVALDAVAVGEGPTGRWFGRQLDKVDSSAVEGIAGKVYAIPNRRVGQIHVDDPAIIGFWRSVGHSMNDFFYETFFDEMADAGGQDPYELRRRLLADSPRHSNLLQAVADLSGGWKRGPFTAEDGTRRARGVAMASPFGSEVATIAEVSLRDGGVVVHDVWVAIDPGSIVNPAIIEAQVNSAVALGLSSALLEEVVYVDGMPQARNFDGYPILPPDRMPRVHVRIVESGAPMGGIGEPGLPGVPPAVVNAASVLTGQRIRSLPLSKLDLKGIEG